TATGAATTGCAgggttgtatttttttttttctgttattaTGCAAAACAAAAttctaaattaataattttagtaataacTCATGATATAATTTTAGTTTGGCCATAGTATTGGCTACTTTAGTAGAATTTTATTCAAAGGGAAGACACATTATAACCATGATTTGTCAGATGTaataaaatctcaaggtttgGATTCTACATTCTTGCTCAGTTCTTCCAGTTTCTTCATCCTCAATCTTTCACTCTCAGTGAGCAGCTGATAAGAGAACAGGGAAAACattgaaaagaataaaaggaaaattaatttaaaaataaaaaataaaaaagcttgTATTTCAATACAAAATATATTATGTACCTCCATTAATGTGGTAACTAGTTGAgctttctctttgttcttttcaTTAAAAGCTTCAAGTGCTTCTTTATATTCTTTCTCCTGTTTCCAAACATGACATGAATTTGATTGTattagaaagaaaagaaaagaaaagatttgTCTATGAGTTCAAAAAATGCACCTTCTTTTGGCAGCTCTGTCCCAATGGCTTCAGCTCTCTATTAGCCATGTCTATTCTCTTACGTATTAGCCCAACTTCTTTTCTCATTGGATCAACCAGCACTTCAAGCTCCTgatataacaataataatttaccaagtaaaattttattatttttaagttttataaaattaaattgcattttttttcaatttcttttatatACTTTTGATGACGGCTGAATTTCTGGCATCCGAACTGAGTCCGGatcttaaaaagaaaaaccagaCTCAAAGCCCAATAGACTCTACTGAGCAAGCCGACCATCAGCGCGCTATCCAGCTCGTGACTAAGGCAGGTCGAATTGACCCAATGCCAAGATCCATCAAAGAAAAGCCACGGGAGGTAGGAAAGCAGGTCCACCGTAGGGAAATTAAATGGTCGCCTGACAAGAATGGTCTGCTGGTATGTCCGTACATACGGACCTGAGTGACAGAGACAGGTGATGCTGTAGCAGGATGGCGGTTACACGTTACTAGAGGataaggaaaaaggaaaagtaCTCACACGCCTGTAAACCCTACCCTCTCTGAATCTCAGAACATCAACTTCAATGATTAGAATCTCAgaatatatagtttttaaatTGAGATTATTACTAGAAGATTTTAGATTCAAATTTAACCAGAAAtggaaattttatattgaaaaggATAATTAAAGgacttttattgaaaaaaaattcacattGTTCTTTGCTTATAGTATCAGAAAAAGGCAAAAACTTACTTCCCAAATATGAGTCAAGCGCTTAGCTTCTTCTTCAGCACGGACCAATTGGAGTTGAACTTTTTCTCTAACCTCCATCTTTTTCCTCTCAATCTCCTCTTCTCTAGCTTGAAGTGTTGCTATGTCAAATTTTGAAGTCTCTTCTTCTTCGTTATTCTCTTCCATTGATAGCCTTCCACTGCTTCCAAtgttcttcattttttttcaatattctaTTCTCTCAGTTTTGGATTTTACGAGTAATCGAAAACCATTTGTATGTGTTTTgcttttgcttcaaaactcccttTCACTAGAAGTTGCTTTCTTTTCACTATATTCCTAAGAAAGAAAGACAGATACTTCCCAAGAAACCGACTTGCTTTCACTTAaaaaaattgcaataaaagcAAACTGATAAATCTATGAGATCTTAATATATACCCACACTATAAGAAATGTTAAAATCAgcagaaaaatattttgtaattaaaacataaaatttgctattataattttattgtagaaatatataattattgttTTTTATTACTACAAAATAGTTGTGAAgtgtattttataataaaattgtagttgttattaaaaaaaattattaaaagttatgtttttatttggaggtattgaataaaaaaatttaaatctttataataatttatatttttatccaaaactttaatattaaattgaatttaaaaaagttaattataaattacaatataattcttaaaattttatattattaatagatttattgGCTCAAAAAGACAACTTTGcagtttttcatatttatagtctaaatttttaattttaaataaaaaaaatttaatatttaaatttattgtaaccagcaacttttaaattaattttaattaaaattaaattaacttacacgatatgttatatgttattatttttatcatataagtaatttgattaaatgaaattaaactttaatttagattataaattcttaattatatgaaaaattttaaattatataattaaaatatttaattttcttataattaaataagaattttaattCAAGATTTTAGATAACTAAGGGtttaaaatcttaattaaagtttagtttaaattaatcaaGTTATTTATATGGTAAAAATAATGACACATGGTGTGCTGGTGCGCTATGTGAGTTAATTTAAATAtggtcaaatttaatttaaaaaattgctacaattacaataaatttaaaaatttatgttataaatgtaaaaacttacaaggttgagatttttttaacaaataaactattaataaaatatataattcattaatttacattttatattgaaattaaatatattatatatttattatatataatattaaatatattataaatatttattacaaatacattcatattatataaaatatcacatattaataatatatattaaaatattttattgaatgcttatattcaatattataaattatgtgtgATATAACATAACAATCGCACAAAATAAGTCATGAACTGTCACCATAGGATAGGGTTGCGTGGTAAGAAACTTGATAAGCCGATGCATGGTGTCGCCCGTGGAAAAGAAGGTCCGAAcacagttgtaatacccggctagactccggcatcggaattttcactttccagcggaatctcggatgtcggaaccctctagaagggtagaatatggttttctaaagtgttttcatgtgtttttgtggttttaataaaaaaagaaattgatttttgaaagaaaaagaccaagggagaaaacccaggttcggccgccgaacatggagagtttgcggaagcacctttggcccccgaaggtggtttggccagccacctctAAAAGGCCCATTGTCCGAAAatggcgagttttctctctctattttcgggcataggtgagatttcgccttcctttggttaattttgtgttttccttcaatctcttcaagttttgatgagtttttactttgttttgaagatttttaagctaagatcaagtttttggaagcttggagatccCCGGAGCTtgatttctccaaatctccaagtttggatcaccctcctctcgatcttcaagaggtaaatgtagatccttctcttctttcatgttttaagtaagttttgagaaggggttaagggggtttttgggggatttatttagagttatgttagagtttgtttggtctctcatttgagtccacctatgtaggttcggacccgaggaaccgaggaggccagcagtgttagctgcttcggagttagttcagagtcagccagaggtgagtagaacagaactactttctattttaaaaatgattaaactcctaagcatgttcatgcatcacaattgccatgtttataggttgttgcattagaaatcacgaatctgatgcattgcatgatttgctgttgatgtggatggatattggatgatccattagccctcgatatgatatgttatgctatgatatgctgtcccgctagagcatttgatgagggctttagtgtggagtttttatgttttcagttatggtgcatgcacaggtcaagcttggtgtatgaaacgGTTTAAgcttttatggaaatgtatgatcatgtatggaatttatcaggtatgataggatgtatagtaggcttgctacgagtctcggtgaccttaagtcgatctggatcctagcgccggtagcggtccggttttcgggtcgttatagattggtatcagagccctaggttcatatggtcggacctagagtgtcgggctcatagatgttatagaagggcaagcacaataggaaaatcatgtccactaggataggatatagagtcctgtcttgttaatgatgtgaaatgccatgataatatgcatgtgcattaatgatatgtgatgtatatggtgcgggttcatgtgtttccacatgaaccatatgatgctaatgtgtaTATATTGTGTTTCAGAAATtagaatgcgaggcactcgtcgatctacacgattgactggagtctcaccagagaatgagggcatagaTGCCCATCTCCCTGCCTTGCCAATAGTAATGTCATGcagatcaagtagagagggaacgtcaagggaccctagaaggtcttttgatgtaagcagaagtggaacagttcagggtggtatgtcagctgatatgaggggatcag
This region of Manihot esculenta cultivar AM560-2 chromosome 10, M.esculenta_v8, whole genome shotgun sequence genomic DNA includes:
- the LOC110625308 gene encoding uncharacterized protein LOC110625308: MKNIGSSGRLSMEENNEEEETSKFDIATLQAREEEIERKKMEVREKVQLQLVRAEEEAKRLTHIWEELEVLVDPMRKEVGLIRKRIDMANRELKPLGQSCQKKEKEYKEALEAFNEKNKEKAQLVTTLMELLTESERLRMKKLEELSKNVESKP